DNA sequence from the Candidatus Falkowbacteria bacterium genome:
CCAAAAACTCCTGCGGAATCAGCGCCAGCGCCTCCTCGACCAATTGTTCGAAATCTTCCCTAGTCATATCGCACCTGATTTTATAAGAATTATCAACTTTAACAAATAAAATGAAGATTGTACATAAACAAATAGCGACTAAATAATCAGAAACTTATCCACTTAATCAAACCCAACTAAATTTATCAGCGGGTTTTGATTATGATTGATTTTAATCTACTTCTTCTCGAATTCGCCTACCAATGTCTCGGGCAGACGGTTGATCGTCATGTAGCCGAGGCTGGCCAAGGCGGCGATAATGAAGGCTATCAAAAAGGGGTTGTAGTTCAGAACGAAAACCAGGATAATGACCGGCGCGACGATCACCCGGGCCAGGTCGAACATCAGTTCGCGCTGGACGATGAAGCGGAAATAGTTGCTGCGCGCTGCCAAGTCATAGGAAAAGGCCGACCAGGGGACCTGGAGGAAATTGCCGGTGATATTCTTGTAGGAATCAATAAAGATGACCGAGCTGAAGCTGTCGGCGAACAAGCGGCCGACCCAGCCGAAAAAATACAGGAAGGTGCCGAGCTTGATGAGCTTCTTCTTACTGACCTTGTCCGACAGGCGGCCGACCAGATAGAAGACCAGGAAGGTGACCGCCGCCACGATCGAGCTGGCCGCTCCGACCGATTCGGTATTGTGCAGGATGAAGAACAGAAACAGTGACCAGACGACGAAGCCGATCCACTCCTCGATGGCGTAACCGCCATAGCTTAAAAATAACGGCAGATTCTCCCGTTTGAGCATGTCGCGCCACATGTTCTTGATGTCGAACTCGACCGGCTTGAGATTCTTGTGGTCGGGCAGGACCAGTATCGGAATGGCCGCCACCATCATCAAAAAGATGGCACCGACGAACAGCAGCTTGAATCCGACCAGCCCGATGACGACGCCGCCGATCAGCGGTGCGAGCAGGCTGGCGGCCAAGGCGGTCGATTGCAGGATCGAGACCTGGCGTCCGCGGTGGGCCGCATCAGAATGCTCGATGAAGTTCAGATGGTATCCCAGGCTGGAAATCTGGGTCTTGAGCATATTGAAAAGCGGCAGGACGAAGAATAGCCAGCGATGAGTCGGCAGCAGATACAAGCCGGTGAAGAACAGCATCTTGAACAGCACCGCGATTAGCATGGACCATTTGACGCCGGACTTGGCTACCACGCGGGCGCAGACACGGTTGGTCAGAAGGACCGAAGACAACGGCAGCAGGAAATAATAACCCAGGATCCAAGGCAAGGAGAATCCGAGCTTATAGAGGTAGATCGGGACGAATATTGAAACCAGGCCGAGGGCGAAGTTGGTGACTCCGTACGACAGATAAATCTCGTTCATTTCCTTGTTGCGGAGGAAGCTCCAAAAATGCAACTGATGATGCCTGGTTTGCATGGGGATATTTTTATTTTTTGAGTAGCTTATTTCTTGATCAGCTTGGTGCCTTCTTTCGTGTCCTCGACAAAATAACCGTAGCGCTCGATTTCCGCGCGCAAAGCATCCGAAAGCTCCCAATCCCTATTGGTCTTGGCCGTCTGCCTGGCCTTGACCAGCTCGGCGATTTCCGGCGGCAACACTTCTTCTTGTCCACGGTTTTCCAAATCCAGACCCAAGACCTTGTCGAAATCCAGGATGGTCGCCAGTTTGTCTTCTTTCGGCAGGCTTGATTTCAAAAGCTCTTGAAGGACAGCCAGAGCTCTCGGCGTATTCAGATCGTCATTGATTGTTTCCAAAAATTTGTCTTTATACTCTTGCGAAATCCGTCCGGGTTCAGAGCCAAGTTCGGAAACTTGGCGATAAAGAGCCTTCAAAGAGTTGTCGGCGTTGATTACCGACTCTTCGGAGTATTCCATCGGCTTACGATAATGGACGGATAACGCGGCGTAGCGGTAAACCAGCGGGCTTAAGCCTTTGACGGCGAAGGCCTTGTCCAGCGTCATGAAGTTGTCGGCGCTCTTGGCCATCTTCTTACCGCCGGCGATATTCAAAAAAGCGCCGTGCAGCCAATAATTGAAAAATTTCTCGCCGGTGGCGGCTTCGGCTTGGGCAATCTCGTTGGTATGGTGGACATTGATGTGATCGATGCCGCCGCAATGGATGTCGAGCTGGCTATCGAGGAATTTCAAGCTCATGGCCGAGCATTCGATGTGCCAGCCCGGAAAACCGGCGCCCCAAGGCGAAGCCCATTCCATCTGGCGTTTCACTCCCTTAGGCGAGAACTTCCACAAGGCGAAGTCGGTCGGGTTTAGCTTTTCCTCGTTCTTTTCGACGCGAGCGCCCTCTTGCAGCTCTTCCAGCTTCAGGTGGGATAATTTGTTGTAGCCGTCGAACTTCTTGGTATTAAAATAGATGCCATCGCTGGTCTTGTAGGTAAAGCCCTTGGCCTCGAGCTCTTGGATCTGCGCGATCTGT
Encoded proteins:
- a CDS encoding MFS transporter, whose protein sequence is MQTRHHQLHFWSFLRNKEMNEIYLSYGVTNFALGLVSIFVPIYLYKLGFSLPWILGYYFLLPLSSVLLTNRVCARVVAKSGVKWSMLIAVLFKMLFFTGLYLLPTHRWLFFVLPLFNMLKTQISSLGYHLNFIEHSDAAHRGRQVSILQSTALAASLLAPLIGGVVIGLVGFKLLFVGAIFLMMVAAIPILVLPDHKNLKPVEFDIKNMWRDMLKRENLPLFLSYGGYAIEEWIGFVVWSLFLFFILHNTESVGAASSIVAAVTFLVFYLVGRLSDKVSKKKLIKLGTFLYFFGWVGRLFADSFSSVIFIDSYKNITGNFLQVPWSAFSYDLAARSNYFRFIVQRELMFDLARVIVAPVIILVFVLNYNPFLIAFIIAALASLGYMTINRLPETLVGEFEKK
- a CDS encoding cysteine--tRNA ligase, translating into MQTIKLYNTLSREKEVFETIFPGKVGLYTCGPTVYNYAHIGNLRTYLFEDILKRVLVYNGFEVKHVMNITDVGHLVGDGDMGEDKLEVGAEREGKTAWEIAEFYAEAFKKDIKKLNILEPSIWCKATDNIAEQIAQIQELEAKGFTYKTSDGIYFNTKKFDGYNKLSHLKLEELQEGARVEKNEEKLNPTDFALWKFSPKGVKRQMEWASPWGAGFPGWHIECSAMSLKFLDSQLDIHCGGIDHINVHHTNEIAQAEAATGEKFFNYWLHGAFLNIAGGKKMAKSADNFMTLDKAFAVKGLSPLVYRYAALSVHYRKPMEYSEESVINADNSLKALYRQVSELGSEPGRISQEYKDKFLETINDDLNTPRALAVLQELLKSSLPKEDKLATILDFDKVLGLDLENRGQEEVLPPEIAELVKARQTAKTNRDWELSDALRAEIERYGYFVEDTKEGTKLIKK